In one Mycobacterium heckeshornense genomic region, the following are encoded:
- a CDS encoding STAS domain-containing protein: MSVVRTAGLAGAALGVDPACRPRESRTARFTAHCGPSAAVVAVHGELDAANAGRLAEYAQQCAAVAKWLILDLRGVHFFGTAGFSALHTTNVWCAGADVRWAVVPSHAVSRLLRICDPEHALPIVDSAEALLNPADEPHRLLQLISQSR, from the coding sequence ATGTCTGTCGTGAGAACCGCCGGATTGGCGGGCGCAGCCTTGGGCGTGGACCCCGCGTGCCGGCCCCGGGAAAGTCGCACCGCACGTTTCACCGCCCATTGCGGCCCGTCGGCCGCCGTGGTCGCCGTGCACGGCGAGCTCGATGCCGCCAATGCCGGCCGCCTCGCGGAGTACGCGCAGCAGTGCGCCGCCGTCGCCAAATGGTTGATATTGGATCTCAGAGGCGTGCATTTCTTTGGAACAGCGGGCTTTTCGGCGCTGCACACGACCAACGTGTGGTGTGCCGGCGCTGATGTGCGGTGGGCGGTCGTGCCCAGCCACGCGGTGTCTCGGTTGTTGCGGATCTGCGACCCCGAACACGCGCTGCCGATCGTGGACTCGGCGGAAGCGCTGCTGAACCCTGCGGACGAGCCGCACCGCCTACTCCAGCTGATCTCGCAATCGCGCTAA
- a CDS encoding RNA polymerase sigma factor SigF: protein MTARAVGNSGSRPNEYADVPDMFRELAGLLPDSPEFQRQRDKIVERCLPLADHIARRFEGRGEPRDDLVQVARVGLVNAVVRFDVDAGSDFVSFAVPTIMGEVRRHFRDNSWSVKVPRRLKELHLRLGTATADLSQRLGRAPTATELADELDMDRTEIVEGLVAGSSYNTLSIDSGGNNADEDARAIADTLGDVDAGLERIENREALRPLLDALPERERTVLVLRFFESMTQTQIAERVGISQMHVSRLLAKSLARLRDQLE, encoded by the coding sequence GTGACAGCGCGAGCTGTCGGCAATTCTGGCTCACGACCGAACGAGTATGCCGACGTTCCGGACATGTTCCGCGAGCTGGCTGGCCTCCTGCCCGACTCGCCGGAATTCCAGCGGCAGCGCGACAAGATTGTGGAGCGTTGCCTGCCGCTGGCCGACCACATTGCCCGCCGGTTCGAGGGCCGCGGCGAACCGCGCGACGACCTCGTGCAGGTGGCCCGGGTCGGGCTCGTCAACGCGGTCGTCCGCTTCGACGTCGACGCCGGCTCGGACTTCGTCTCGTTCGCGGTGCCCACGATTATGGGGGAGGTCCGGCGGCACTTTCGTGACAACAGCTGGTCGGTCAAGGTGCCGCGGCGTCTGAAAGAACTGCACCTGCGGCTCGGCACGGCTACCGCCGACTTGTCGCAACGGCTCGGCCGCGCGCCCACCGCTACCGAGCTCGCCGACGAACTCGACATGGACCGCACCGAGATCGTCGAGGGACTGGTTGCCGGTAGTTCCTACAATACGTTGTCGATCGATAGCGGCGGCAACAACGCCGACGAAGACGCCCGCGCTATCGCCGACACTCTCGGCGACGTGGACGCCGGTCTGGAGCGGATTGAAAACCGTGAGGCGCTACGTCCGCTGCTGGATGCGCTGCCGGAGCGCGAACGAACGGTATTGGTGCTCAGGTTTTTCGAGTCAATGACACAGACGCAAATCGCCGAGCGCGTCGGCATCTCGCAGATGCATGTGTCGCGCCTGCTGGCGAAGTCCTTAGCGCGATTGCGAGATCAGCTGGAGTAG
- a CDS encoding ATP-binding protein yields the protein MTDAEARGEKQQRGDRAVELRVAARLENLAVLRTLVGAVGTFEDLDFDAVADLRLAVDEVCTRLIRSATPDATLVLVVDPRDDELVVEASATCQTYDVLTPGSFSWHVLTSLTDGVQTFRDGSQPEGPGVFGIKLTARRAGSAR from the coding sequence ATGACCGATGCCGAAGCCCGTGGTGAAAAGCAGCAACGAGGCGACCGCGCCGTCGAGCTCCGGGTCGCCGCGCGGCTGGAGAACCTGGCGGTTCTGCGCACCCTCGTCGGCGCGGTCGGCACATTTGAAGACCTTGATTTCGACGCGGTGGCCGATCTGCGGCTGGCGGTCGACGAGGTGTGTACCAGGCTGATCCGCTCAGCCACACCGGACGCGACATTGGTGCTGGTGGTCGACCCGCGAGACGACGAGCTGGTGGTGGAGGCGTCGGCGACCTGCCAGACCTACGACGTGCTGACACCCGGCAGCTTCAGCTGGCACGTGCTGACGTCGCTTACCGACGGCGTTCAGACTTTCCGCGACGGCAGCCAGCCCGAGGGCCCCGGCGTGTTCGGGATCAAGCTGACCGCGCGACGGGCAGGCTCCGCCAGGTGA
- the usfY gene encoding protein UsfY produces MGDRHHDPTDYFRTTQPHAGITMKDNLFWPGHILLVVAIFGVVSTVAAAAYGHYEWLATTGLVAALGTINGALWLILERRRVIRIDEQWRAAHPGSRAGQHVG; encoded by the coding sequence GTGGGAGATAGGCATCACGATCCGACGGATTACTTCCGGACCACCCAGCCGCATGCCGGGATCACGATGAAGGACAACCTGTTTTGGCCCGGGCACATCTTGCTGGTCGTCGCGATATTCGGGGTGGTCAGCACTGTGGCCGCCGCCGCGTATGGGCATTACGAGTGGCTGGCCACCACTGGTCTCGTCGCCGCGCTGGGAACCATCAACGGAGCGCTGTGGCTCATCTTGGAGCGTCGCCGGGTGATCCGGATCGACGAGCAATGGCGTGCCGCACACCCCGGTAGCCGGGCGGGCCAGCACGTCGGCTGA